In one window of Corallococcus macrosporus DNA:
- a CDS encoding protein kinase domain-containing protein has product MYCPSCGADAEDSSRYCPACGATLLRSAEGGDEYVGKTIASKYRVEALIGEGGMGKVYRARQLALDKVVVLKVLRHTLLSDERTVARFQREAKAASRLNHPNSISVLDFGQADDGALFIAMEYVAGQDLHQILSREWPLGEARVVRIALQILSALSDAHGAGVIHRDLKPENIMVEQRRNEPDFVKVLDFGIAKITDSQDEGPALTRAGFVCGTPEYMSPEQARGAVLDHRSDLYAVGVILYQLMTGLLPFESDSAVGFATKHLTEEPPPPTRRRPDARISPGMERLILRVLSKDPDDRPANAAAFKTELLAVDKERRRGGASANANEPSGRRPQASGVLAPIPRRSQAAHNAARNNTGWNDVTVEATVQGLPNSRTPVSEEATLAPEGTRTSVVAPASHGGDGIILFFKALTTVLVLGAVGFFVYYFGIGAGSGSEGSPYVAPPNAPRLLTSGSDQPDYLRQIPSNARNVDKARKLTQDGDRDVLAGELGRATSSYKEAFNFNPEAELALKLGELYWQRDNTDEARGWWVRHLTDMPDSRARAYIEARLGSPVARPSAP; this is encoded by the coding sequence GTGTACTGCCCTTCCTGCGGCGCTGACGCCGAAGACTCTTCCCGCTACTGCCCTGCCTGCGGCGCGACGCTCCTGCGCTCGGCCGAGGGCGGCGACGAATACGTGGGCAAGACGATTGCCTCCAAGTACCGGGTGGAGGCCCTCATCGGCGAAGGCGGCATGGGCAAGGTGTACCGCGCCCGTCAGCTCGCGCTGGACAAGGTGGTGGTGCTGAAGGTGCTGCGCCACACGCTGCTGTCCGACGAGCGCACTGTCGCGCGCTTCCAGCGCGAGGCCAAGGCGGCCAGCCGCCTCAACCACCCCAACTCCATCAGCGTGCTGGACTTCGGCCAGGCCGACGACGGCGCGCTCTTCATCGCGATGGAGTACGTGGCCGGGCAGGACCTGCATCAGATCCTCAGCCGCGAGTGGCCGCTGGGCGAGGCGCGCGTGGTGCGCATCGCCCTCCAGATCCTCAGCGCGCTGTCGGACGCGCACGGCGCGGGCGTCATCCACCGGGACTTGAAGCCCGAGAACATCATGGTGGAGCAGCGCCGCAACGAGCCGGACTTCGTGAAGGTGCTGGACTTCGGCATCGCGAAGATCACCGACTCGCAGGACGAGGGCCCGGCCCTCACGCGCGCGGGCTTCGTGTGCGGCACCCCCGAGTACATGTCGCCGGAGCAGGCGCGGGGCGCGGTGCTGGACCACCGCTCGGACCTGTACGCGGTGGGCGTCATCCTCTACCAGCTGATGACGGGCCTCTTGCCCTTCGAGTCCGACTCGGCGGTGGGCTTCGCCACCAAGCACCTCACCGAGGAGCCGCCCCCGCCCACGCGCCGCCGTCCGGACGCGCGCATCTCCCCGGGCATGGAGCGGCTGATCCTCCGCGTCCTCTCCAAGGACCCGGATGACCGGCCGGCCAACGCCGCGGCCTTCAAGACCGAGCTGCTCGCGGTGGACAAGGAGCGCCGCCGCGGTGGCGCCAGCGCCAACGCCAACGAGCCCAGCGGACGCCGTCCCCAGGCCTCCGGAGTGCTGGCCCCCATCCCGCGCAGGTCGCAGGCGGCGCACAACGCCGCTCGCAACAACACGGGCTGGAACGACGTGACGGTGGAAGCCACCGTGCAGGGCCTGCCGAACTCGCGCACGCCGGTCTCCGAGGAGGCCACGCTCGCGCCCGAGGGCACCCGCACCTCCGTGGTCGCGCCCGCCTCCCATGGCGGCGACGGCATCATCCTCTTCTTCAAGGCGCTCACCACGGTGCTGGTGCTGGGGGCGGTGGGCTTCTTCGTCTACTACTTCGGCATTGGCGCCGGCAGCGGCTCCGAGGGGAGCCCGTACGTGGCGCCGCCCAACGCGCCCCGGCTGCTCACGTCGGGTTCGGATCAGCCGGACTACCTGCGGCAGATCCCCAGCAACGCGCGCAACGTGGACAAGGCGCGCAAGCTGACCCAGGACGGGGACCGCGACGTGCTGGCCGGAGAGCTGGGCCGCGCGACCTCCAGTTACAAGGAAGCCTTCAACTTCAACCCGGAAGCGGAGCTGGCCCTCAAGCTGGGCGAGCTGTACTGGCAGCGCGACAACACCGACGAGGCCCGCGGCTGGTGGGTGCGCCACCTGACCGACATGCCCGACTCGCGCGCGCGTGCGTACATCGAGGCCCGGCTGGGCAGTCCGGTGGCGCGTCCCTCCGCGCCCTGA
- a CDS encoding FHA domain-containing protein — MSQLLLSALPVVCPNCDGYNPPRSATCVLCGQALEEAAQAPRPVAPPPSRPATLPAVAGPGRPAAVASFTRPGEVLAPPTPPPPPSAVPPGLKPSARTPPPTAAQGLMVEARRAAQPAGTPPPPPRAGYGPALPPANTRPPPPVPDSALPARGGTGATAPVQGGMPPTAPTPTGATARPAPVASRFGLAVIAGTTRGQRYKLPVTGCVVGRQRGAILFPDDVFVSPLHATFLVKDGALFVRDESSASGVYVTFAGTEPLAPRALFSAGQRLFRFTGRVEAPPPVQGRPNPYGSPVPLGQALYGVEEVHMGGRAGRAVVTAAALLTIGQAHCDLAYPNDEGLAGRHCELSPTATGAMLRDLSGGLGTFVRIPPATERPLRPGDRVRLGQHVMQVETLG; from the coding sequence ATGTCTCAGCTTCTGCTGTCCGCGCTCCCGGTGGTCTGCCCGAATTGTGACGGCTACAACCCGCCACGCTCGGCCACCTGCGTGCTGTGCGGCCAGGCGCTGGAAGAGGCCGCCCAGGCCCCCCGTCCGGTGGCCCCGCCCCCCTCGCGGCCGGCGACGCTGCCCGCGGTCGCGGGCCCGGGCCGTCCCGCCGCCGTCGCGAGCTTCACGCGCCCCGGTGAGGTGCTGGCCCCGCCCACACCGCCCCCGCCTCCCAGCGCGGTGCCGCCCGGGCTGAAGCCCTCCGCGCGCACCCCGCCGCCCACCGCCGCCCAGGGGCTGATGGTGGAGGCCCGCCGGGCCGCGCAGCCCGCCGGGACGCCGCCGCCCCCGCCGCGAGCGGGCTACGGGCCGGCCCTTCCGCCCGCGAACACCCGTCCGCCCCCGCCGGTGCCGGACAGCGCCCTGCCCGCTCGGGGCGGCACGGGGGCCACGGCCCCGGTCCAGGGGGGCATGCCTCCCACGGCCCCCACGCCCACGGGCGCCACGGCGCGTCCCGCCCCGGTGGCGTCGCGCTTCGGGCTGGCGGTGATCGCCGGGACGACGCGCGGCCAGCGCTACAAGCTGCCGGTGACGGGCTGCGTGGTGGGCCGCCAGCGCGGCGCCATCCTCTTCCCGGATGACGTCTTCGTGTCGCCGCTGCACGCGACCTTCCTGGTGAAGGACGGCGCCCTCTTCGTGCGCGACGAGTCGAGCGCGTCGGGCGTCTACGTCACCTTCGCCGGCACGGAGCCGCTGGCGCCGCGCGCCCTGTTCAGCGCCGGCCAGCGGCTGTTCCGCTTCACCGGCCGCGTGGAAGCCCCTCCGCCCGTCCAGGGCCGGCCCAACCCGTACGGTTCACCGGTGCCGCTCGGCCAGGCGCTGTACGGCGTGGAAGAGGTGCACATGGGTGGCAGGGCGGGACGTGCGGTGGTGACGGCCGCGGCGCTGCTCACCATCGGGCAGGCGCACTGCGACCTCGCGTACCCCAACGACGAGGGGCTCGCCGGCCGCCACTGCGAGCTGAGCCCCACGGCGACGGGCGCGATGCTGCGCGACCTCTCCGGCGGACTGGGCACCTTCGTGCGCATCCCGCCCGCGACGGAGCGGCCCCTGCGTCCGGGCGACCGCGTCCGCCTGGGCCAGCACGTCATGCAGGTGGAGACGCTGGGCTGA
- a CDS encoding RelA/SpoT family protein — MIRLNDILQRVASYHPDPDLDIIKKAYVYSAKVHQGQLRKSGEPYLIHPLEVAGILAELKLDEASIVTGLLHDTIEDTLATAEELTELFGPEVAQLVDGVTKLSKFSASATLSQEEKQAENFRKMIIAMAQDIRVILVKLADRTHNMRTLDHMSEEKQARIGQETLDIYAPLANRLGISWIKTELEDLSFRYVKPQEFFALEEQLNKRKKEREAYIEDTCDLMRAKLQERGLKGDVSGRFKHVYSIWKKIKSQGIDFDQIHDIIAFRIIAPSVPACYEALGMVHQMWKPVPGRFKDFIAIPKPNMYQSLHTTVIGPLSERVEVQIRTAEMHKIAEEGIAAHWAYKEGRAPISKDDEKFAWLRQLMEWQQDLKDPKEFLETVKVDLFTDEVFVFTPKGDVRSLPRGATPVDFAYAIHSDVGGRCVGAKVNGKIVPLRYKLKNGDTVEVLTSPQAHPSKDWLTFVKTSRAQQRIRGFIKQQQRDKSLQLGRELVEREFKRFQLNFNKQMKSGELKKVAEELGFRVEDDLLVAIGYGKVTPQQLVQRIVPQEKLAQAEPPPRPSDGNGTGHGTGNNASMLPGLSRMTDLAKRLVGRNNRSGVQIGGVDDVLVRFGRCCNPVPGDPIAGFITRGRGVTVHTVGCEKALATDPERRVDVSWDVKGDFKRPVTLRVLTADRPGLLADITNTFSKKSVNISQANCRATGDDRAVNTFEVTISDLKQLTDLMRSIERLTGVYSVERI, encoded by the coding sequence ATGATTCGCCTGAACGACATCCTGCAGCGGGTTGCGTCGTACCACCCGGACCCCGACCTGGACATCATCAAGAAGGCGTACGTCTACTCGGCCAAGGTCCATCAGGGACAACTCCGCAAGTCGGGAGAGCCGTACCTGATTCACCCCCTGGAGGTCGCGGGCATCCTGGCGGAGCTAAAGCTGGACGAGGCGTCCATCGTCACCGGCCTGCTCCACGACACCATCGAGGACACGCTCGCCACCGCGGAGGAGCTCACGGAGCTGTTCGGTCCGGAGGTCGCCCAACTGGTGGACGGCGTGACGAAGCTGTCCAAGTTCTCCGCGTCCGCGACGCTCTCCCAGGAGGAGAAGCAGGCGGAGAACTTCCGCAAGATGATCATCGCGATGGCGCAGGACATCCGCGTCATCCTCGTGAAGCTGGCGGACCGCACGCACAACATGCGGACGCTGGACCACATGTCCGAGGAGAAGCAGGCCCGCATCGGACAGGAGACGCTGGACATCTACGCGCCCCTGGCCAACCGCCTGGGCATCTCCTGGATCAAGACGGAGCTGGAGGACCTGTCCTTCCGCTACGTGAAGCCCCAGGAGTTCTTCGCGCTGGAGGAGCAGCTCAACAAGCGCAAGAAGGAGCGCGAGGCGTACATCGAGGACACCTGCGACCTGATGCGCGCGAAGCTGCAGGAGCGCGGCCTCAAGGGCGACGTCAGCGGGCGCTTCAAGCACGTCTACAGCATCTGGAAGAAGATCAAGTCGCAGGGCATCGACTTCGATCAGATCCACGACATCATCGCGTTCCGCATCATCGCGCCGTCGGTGCCCGCCTGCTACGAGGCGCTGGGCATGGTGCACCAGATGTGGAAGCCGGTGCCCGGGCGCTTCAAGGACTTCATCGCCATCCCGAAGCCCAACATGTACCAGTCCCTGCACACCACGGTGATTGGTCCGTTGAGCGAGCGCGTGGAGGTGCAGATCCGCACCGCGGAGATGCACAAGATCGCCGAGGAGGGCATCGCGGCGCACTGGGCCTACAAGGAAGGCCGCGCGCCCATCTCCAAGGACGACGAGAAGTTCGCCTGGCTGCGCCAGCTGATGGAGTGGCAGCAGGACCTCAAGGACCCCAAGGAGTTCCTCGAGACGGTGAAGGTGGACCTCTTCACCGACGAGGTCTTCGTCTTCACGCCCAAGGGCGACGTGCGCAGCCTGCCGCGCGGCGCGACGCCGGTGGACTTCGCGTACGCCATCCACTCGGACGTGGGCGGCCGGTGCGTGGGCGCCAAGGTGAACGGCAAGATCGTCCCCCTGCGCTACAAGCTGAAGAACGGCGACACGGTGGAGGTGCTCACCAGCCCGCAGGCGCATCCGTCCAAGGACTGGCTCACCTTCGTCAAGACGAGCCGCGCGCAGCAGCGCATCCGCGGCTTCATCAAGCAGCAGCAGCGCGACAAGAGCCTGCAGCTGGGCCGCGAGCTGGTGGAGCGCGAGTTCAAGCGCTTCCAGCTCAACTTCAACAAGCAGATGAAGTCCGGCGAGCTCAAGAAGGTCGCCGAGGAGCTGGGCTTCCGCGTCGAGGACGACCTGCTGGTCGCCATTGGCTACGGCAAGGTGACGCCGCAGCAGCTGGTGCAGCGCATCGTGCCGCAGGAGAAGCTGGCGCAGGCGGAGCCGCCCCCGCGTCCCTCGGACGGCAACGGGACGGGCCACGGCACGGGGAACAACGCCTCCATGCTGCCGGGCCTGTCGCGCATGACCGACCTGGCCAAGCGGCTCGTCGGTCGCAACAACCGCAGCGGCGTCCAGATTGGCGGCGTGGATGACGTGCTGGTGCGCTTCGGGCGCTGTTGCAACCCCGTTCCCGGAGACCCCATCGCGGGGTTCATCACCCGGGGGCGGGGCGTGACGGTGCACACGGTGGGGTGTGAGAAGGCCCTGGCCACGGACCCCGAGCGGCGCGTGGACGTGTCCTGGGACGTGAAGGGGGACTTCAAGCGGCCCGTCACGCTGCGCGTGCTGACGGCGGACCGGCCGGGCCTGCTGGCGGACATCACCAACACGTTCTCCAAGAAGAGCGTCAACATCTCCCAGGCGAACTGCCGGGCCACCGGCGACGACCGGGCCGTCAACACCTTCGAGGTCACCATCTCCGACCTCAAGCAGCTGACGGACCTGATGCGCTCCATCGAGCGGTTGACGGGCGTCTACTCCGTCGAGCGAATCTAG
- a CDS encoding RidA family protein, with the protein MARKAIHSDDAPKAIGPYSQAVQVDAGKMTFLSGQIPLDPKTMEIVPGDVVAQAEQVMKNLKAVLAASGLDFSHVVRCTIFLTDLGDFAKVNEVYGRAFTGSPPARATVQVSALPRGSKVEIDAIAVS; encoded by the coding sequence ATGGCGCGCAAGGCAATCCACTCCGACGACGCCCCCAAGGCGATTGGCCCCTACTCCCAGGCCGTGCAGGTGGACGCCGGGAAGATGACGTTCCTCTCCGGCCAGATTCCCCTGGATCCGAAGACCATGGAGATCGTCCCCGGGGACGTCGTCGCGCAGGCCGAGCAGGTGATGAAGAACCTGAAGGCCGTGCTCGCCGCCAGCGGCCTGGACTTCAGCCACGTCGTGCGCTGCACCATCTTCCTCACCGACCTGGGTGACTTCGCCAAGGTGAACGAGGTGTACGGCCGCGCCTTCACCGGCTCCCCGCCGGCCCGCGCCACCGTGCAGGTGTCCGCGCTGCCGCGCGGCTCCAAGGTGGAGATCGACGCCATCGCCGTCTCCTGA
- a CDS encoding DsbA family protein, whose translation MKPNVIVALLVGLVLGFVGGRAASGSKTITGNTPTVAQAANKPARAVDPTVFKVPVDGAPTKGSVNALVTLVEFSDYECPFCSRANTTVEQLQKDYGSKLRVVMRQNPLSFHPHARPAALAALAAGEQGKYWDMHSLLFANNKKLDGESLEGYAKQIGLDVAKWKADMADSRLGAAIDKDAALAQQLGASGTPAFFINGRFLSGAQPIDNFKALIDEELSKAEGLVKSGVAPGQVYARIMEKGVERAPARAQQQAEPPAAAKKVDVPADSPVVGPATAKVTIVEWSDFECPFCSRAVPTLNKIKETYGKDVRVVFRHQPLPMHSHAKLAAQASMAAHEQGKFWEMHDKLFANQRALERGDLEKYAQEIGLDVNKFKAALDSNKFSAKVDADAAAGMAVGANGTPAFFINGRFLSGAQPFEAFKPLIDQEIAKADKALAGGTKAEDLYAKLNQDNVNAAPAAPAAPAEPAVQKVEVGNAPVRGPKNAPITIVAWSDFECPFCSRAVPTLEQVEKEYKGKVKIAFKHQPLPFHQNAKLAAQASMAANEQGKFWEMHDKLFANQRALDRASLEKYAQELKLDMNKFKTALDSGKFDKQIEADMADGSAKGANGTPTFFINGRTLVGAQPFDAFKRVIDEELKKTGAVAAEAK comes from the coding sequence ATGAAGCCCAATGTCATCGTGGCCTTGCTGGTCGGCCTGGTGCTCGGGTTCGTTGGCGGCCGTGCCGCCAGCGGCTCGAAAACCATCACCGGCAACACGCCCACCGTCGCGCAGGCGGCCAACAAGCCCGCGCGCGCCGTGGACCCCACCGTCTTCAAGGTGCCCGTGGATGGCGCCCCTACCAAGGGCAGCGTCAACGCGCTCGTCACCCTGGTGGAGTTCAGCGACTACGAGTGCCCGTTCTGCAGCCGCGCGAACACCACCGTCGAGCAGCTCCAGAAGGACTACGGCAGCAAGCTGCGCGTCGTGATGCGCCAGAACCCGCTGTCCTTCCACCCGCACGCCCGTCCCGCGGCTCTCGCGGCGCTCGCGGCCGGTGAGCAGGGCAAGTACTGGGACATGCACTCCCTCCTCTTCGCCAACAACAAGAAGCTGGATGGGGAGAGCCTGGAGGGCTACGCCAAGCAGATCGGCCTGGACGTGGCGAAGTGGAAGGCGGACATGGCGGACTCCCGCCTGGGCGCCGCCATCGACAAGGACGCGGCCCTGGCCCAGCAGCTCGGCGCCAGCGGCACGCCGGCCTTCTTCATCAACGGCCGTTTCCTGTCCGGCGCGCAGCCCATCGACAACTTCAAGGCCCTCATCGACGAGGAGCTCTCCAAGGCCGAGGGCCTGGTGAAGAGCGGCGTCGCCCCGGGTCAGGTCTACGCGCGCATCATGGAGAAGGGCGTCGAGCGCGCCCCGGCCCGCGCCCAGCAGCAGGCCGAGCCCCCCGCCGCCGCGAAGAAGGTGGACGTCCCCGCGGACTCCCCCGTCGTCGGCCCGGCCACCGCGAAGGTGACCATCGTCGAGTGGTCCGACTTCGAGTGCCCGTTCTGCAGCCGCGCGGTCCCCACCCTCAACAAGATCAAGGAGACCTACGGCAAGGACGTGCGCGTGGTCTTCCGTCACCAGCCGCTGCCCATGCACTCGCACGCGAAGCTCGCCGCGCAGGCCTCCATGGCCGCGCACGAGCAGGGCAAGTTCTGGGAGATGCACGACAAGCTCTTCGCCAACCAGCGCGCCCTGGAGCGCGGTGACCTGGAGAAGTACGCGCAGGAGATCGGCCTGGACGTGAACAAGTTCAAGGCCGCCCTGGACTCCAACAAGTTCTCCGCGAAGGTGGACGCGGACGCCGCCGCGGGCATGGCGGTGGGCGCCAACGGCACCCCGGCCTTCTTCATCAACGGCCGCTTCCTCTCCGGCGCGCAGCCCTTCGAGGCCTTCAAGCCCCTCATCGACCAGGAGATCGCCAAGGCCGACAAGGCGCTCGCCGGCGGCACCAAGGCGGAGGACCTCTACGCCAAGCTGAACCAGGACAACGTCAACGCCGCTCCGGCCGCCCCCGCGGCGCCCGCCGAGCCGGCGGTGCAGAAGGTGGAAGTGGGCAACGCCCCGGTTCGCGGGCCGAAGAACGCGCCCATCACCATCGTCGCTTGGTCCGACTTCGAGTGCCCCTTCTGCAGCCGCGCCGTGCCGACGCTCGAGCAGGTGGAGAAGGAGTACAAGGGCAAGGTCAAGATCGCCTTCAAGCACCAGCCCCTGCCCTTCCACCAGAACGCGAAGCTCGCCGCCCAGGCCTCCATGGCCGCGAACGAGCAGGGCAAGTTCTGGGAGATGCACGACAAGCTGTTCGCCAACCAGCGCGCGCTGGACCGCGCCAGCCTGGAGAAGTACGCCCAGGAGCTGAAGCTGGACATGAACAAGTTCAAGACGGCCCTGGACTCCGGCAAGTTCGACAAGCAGATCGAGGCGGACATGGCGGACGGCTCCGCCAAGGGCGCCAACGGCACCCCGACGTTCTTCATCAACGGCCGCACGCTGGTGGGTGCGCAGCCCTTCGACGCCTTCAAGCGCGTCATCGACGAAGAGCTGAAGAAGACCGGCGCGGTGGCGGCGGAAGCGAAGTAG
- a CDS encoding sulfurtransferase TusA family protein has protein sequence MEAGVRVDTSGALCPVPILEIAKAMRRLPPGSLVELISTDRGLEADLPAWCDATGNTLVRMERRDAHYVGWVRKAG, from the coding sequence ATGGAAGCCGGTGTGCGTGTGGATACGTCCGGGGCGCTCTGCCCGGTGCCCATCCTGGAGATCGCCAAGGCCATGCGCCGCCTGCCGCCCGGGTCACTGGTGGAGCTCATCTCCACCGACCGGGGGCTGGAGGCGGACCTGCCCGCGTGGTGCGACGCGACGGGCAACACGCTCGTCCGCATGGAGCGCCGCGATGCCCACTATGTGGGCTGGGTGCGCAAGGCGGGGTGA
- a CDS encoding ATP-binding cassette domain-containing protein, which yields MSDPAIQLSNVSKRFGPKVAVNAVSLQVQKGDVFGLIGPNGAGKTTTFSMMCGYLYPSEGSLQVMGVSPTTPGALKGRVGALPQDAVLPPGWEVGALLMYWARLSDLPQPEHEARGALEKVGLMEAWKVQTQALSHGMAKRAAMAQALMGRPPLVLLDEPTAGLDPRIAAQVRQVIKDMKGTQTVVVSSHNLQELEELCDAAAILDKGSLAQAGTMSELTGQGAEFRVQIARGDVIIPEITSLPGVTDARMEGPDVLRVRFDGQAQKAEEVISRTVGHLLQHQVLILGVSRGRRLEDRVLQLL from the coding sequence GTGAGCGACCCGGCCATCCAGCTGTCCAACGTCTCCAAGCGCTTCGGCCCCAAGGTCGCCGTCAACGCGGTCAGCCTCCAGGTGCAGAAGGGCGACGTGTTCGGCCTCATCGGCCCCAACGGCGCCGGCAAGACGACCACCTTCTCCATGATGTGCGGCTACCTCTACCCGTCGGAGGGCTCGCTCCAGGTGATGGGCGTGTCGCCCACCACGCCTGGCGCCCTCAAGGGCCGCGTGGGCGCGCTGCCCCAGGACGCGGTGCTGCCCCCGGGCTGGGAGGTGGGCGCGCTGCTCATGTACTGGGCCCGCCTGTCGGACCTGCCCCAGCCGGAGCACGAGGCCCGGGGCGCCCTGGAGAAGGTGGGCCTGATGGAGGCCTGGAAGGTCCAGACGCAGGCGCTCAGCCACGGCATGGCCAAGCGCGCCGCCATGGCCCAGGCCCTGATGGGCCGCCCGCCCCTCGTGCTCCTGGACGAGCCCACCGCCGGCCTGGATCCGCGCATCGCCGCGCAGGTGCGCCAGGTCATCAAGGACATGAAGGGCACGCAGACGGTGGTCGTCTCCAGCCACAACCTCCAGGAGCTGGAGGAGCTGTGCGACGCCGCCGCCATCCTCGACAAGGGCTCGCTCGCGCAGGCGGGCACCATGTCCGAGCTCACCGGCCAGGGCGCCGAGTTCCGCGTCCAGATTGCCCGGGGCGACGTCATCATCCCGGAGATCACCTCCCTGCCCGGCGTCACCGACGCGCGCATGGAAGGCCCAGACGTGCTGCGCGTGCGCTTCGACGGCCAGGCCCAAAAGGCCGAGGAGGTCATCAGCCGCACCGTCGGCCACCTCCTCCAGCACCAGGTGCTCATCCTCGGCGTCAGCCGCGGCCGCCGCCTGGAGGACCGCGTCCTTCAGCTGCTGTAG
- a CDS encoding ABC transporter permease, with translation MDGLKEALVIWAAELRRAVRSGRAIVLLGLYSMFSALVLLVVGFVTRELQTQVNAKLAEGGGDPEMATRAAEEMRRGVLGFLASNDTAMMEALAQVPIVVLIVFKITLFFLPAYIALMGFDQVSGEVGPRSMRYLTVRARRSSVLLGKFLSQATLLVGLVLVIDLAIFIYARILNDDFAFGTLVLNLLKFWSATIVFSLAYVALTTLCSSLFRSPAVSLVFNFILLFVFWLMDSVGRAVSQENLLRFLRYLSPSYYSDNLLHPKLAEFAASGAAYAAFAAVFLFGAYGVLRARDL, from the coding sequence TTGGACGGACTCAAAGAGGCATTGGTCATCTGGGCAGCGGAGCTGCGCCGGGCCGTGAGAAGCGGCCGGGCCATCGTGCTGCTCGGGCTCTACAGCATGTTCTCCGCGCTGGTGCTGCTCGTGGTGGGCTTTGTCACCCGCGAGCTGCAGACCCAGGTGAACGCGAAGCTCGCCGAAGGCGGCGGGGACCCGGAGATGGCCACGCGCGCCGCGGAGGAGATGCGCCGCGGGGTGCTGGGCTTCCTCGCCAGCAACGACACCGCGATGATGGAGGCCCTGGCGCAGGTGCCCATCGTGGTGCTCATCGTCTTCAAGATCACCCTCTTCTTCCTGCCCGCCTACATCGCGCTGATGGGCTTTGATCAGGTGAGCGGCGAAGTGGGGCCGCGCTCCATGCGCTACCTCACCGTGCGTGCGCGCCGCTCGTCGGTGCTGCTGGGCAAGTTCCTCTCCCAGGCCACGCTGCTGGTGGGGCTGGTGCTGGTCATCGACCTGGCCATCTTCATCTACGCGCGCATCCTCAACGACGACTTCGCCTTCGGGACGCTGGTGCTCAACCTGCTGAAGTTCTGGAGCGCCACCATCGTCTTCTCGCTGGCGTACGTGGCCCTCACCACCCTGTGCTCCAGCCTCTTCCGCAGCCCGGCGGTGAGCCTCGTCTTCAACTTCATCCTGCTCTTCGTCTTCTGGCTGATGGACTCCGTGGGGCGCGCGGTGAGCCAGGAGAACCTGCTGCGCTTCCTGCGCTACCTCTCCCCGTCCTACTACTCGGACAACCTGCTGCACCCGAAGCTCGCCGAGTTCGCCGCCAGCGGCGCGGCCTACGCGGCCTTCGCGGCCGTCTTCCTCTTCGGCGCCTACGGCGTCCTGCGCGCGAGGGACCTGTGA